From one Coffea eugenioides isolate CCC68of chromosome 11, Ceug_1.0, whole genome shotgun sequence genomic stretch:
- the LOC113751860 gene encoding uncharacterized protein LOC113751860: MNDEKGKRPEGNLNRHNIVAGEMCNSNESEYEIELGAKDAQIKHGESYIIDDMEVAEVMTMTFNNEEDAYDFYNAYGKVAGFSVRKADAKKNAGYTTKMKMNDKKGKRPESNLNRHNIVAGEMRNFNESEHEIELGVKDAQIEHRESYIIDDMEVVEVMTMMFQNEEDAYDFYNAYGKVAGFSVTKADVKKNAGYTTKYRKMVCSRVARRDKKTNERDYQKKQPRPETRVGCPACFRIKYDKNKDKYMVIDFVKEYNHKMPSKACVTYLRSHRKVTDADYA, translated from the exons ATGAATGACGAAAAAGGAAAGAGGCCAGAAGGTAATCTGAATCGACATAATATTGTGGCAGGTGAAATGTGCAACTCTAATGAAAGTGAATATGAGATAGAGTTAGGGGCAAAAGATGCACAAATAAAACACGGGGAAAGTTACATAATTGATGATATGGAAGTGGCAGAAGTGATGACCATGACGTTCAATAATGAAGAAGATGCATATGACTTTTACAACGCCTATGGGAAGGTTGCTGGATTTAGCGTGAGGAAAGCagatgcaaaaaaaaatgctgGCTACACAACAAA GATGAAAATGAATgacaagaaaggaaagaggCCAGAAAGTAATCTGAATCGACATAATATTGTGGCAGGTGAAATGCGCAACTTCAATGAAAGTGAACATGAGATAGAGTTAGGGGTAAAAGATGCGCAAATAGAACATAGGGAGAGTTACATAATTGATGATATGGaagtggttgaagtgatgaccATGATGTTCCAGAATGAAGAAGATGCATATGACTTTTACAACGCCTATGGAAAGGTTGCTGGATTTAGCGTGACGAAAGCAGATGTAAAGAAAAATGCTGGCTACACAACAAAGTATAGGAAGATGGTTTGCTCAAGGGTGGCGAGGAGGGATAAGAAAACTAACGAGAGGGACTACCAAAAAAAGCAACCAAGACCTGAAACAAGGGTTGGGTGCCCAGCATGTTTTCGAATTAAATATGACAAGAATAAAGATAAGTACATGGTTATAGATTTTGTGAAGGAGTACAACCATAAAATGCCTTCTAAAGCATGTGTCACATATTTAAGATCTCATAGAAAGGTGACAGATGCAGATTATGCGTAA